In Dama dama isolate Ldn47 chromosome 9, ASM3311817v1, whole genome shotgun sequence, the following proteins share a genomic window:
- the LOC133062884 gene encoding olfactory receptor 2M2-like encodes MVGGNASSVTDFILVGLFPEFQHSIVLNFVIILIYTLAFLGNLLLIVLIWGDSQLHTPMYILLSQLSLIDLTLTSTIVPKMASNFFTGKRTISWIGCGTQSFFFLMLGMSECLILTLMAYDRYVAVCIPLRYPTIMSPRFCLHMAAGCWIGGSIGSFIHTVYPMHFPICGSREIHHFFCEVPVLIKLSCEDMSVYQLVVVVTSIVLLVVPFSLIIASYTLVFLTVLRMNSVKGRKKALTTCSSHLTVVSLFFGPNIFIYMTFTSSHSPEQDQALSLFSNILTPMLNPLIYSLRNKEVVAALMKLMGRCGVS; translated from the coding sequence ATGGTGGGTGGGAATGCATCATCAGTAACTGATTTCATCCTTGTGGGACTCTTTCCTGAGTTTCAGCATTCCATTGTTCTCAACTTTGTGATCATTTTAATCTACACCCTTGCTTTCCTGGGAAACCTACTTCTCATTGTCTTGATTTGGGGGGACTCTCAGCTCCATACACCCATGTACATTCTCCTCAGTCAACTCTCCCTCATTGACTTGACATTAACTTCTACCATTGTCCCGAAGATGGCCTCTAACTTTTTCACAGGGAAAAGGACCATATCATGGATTGGCTGTGGAACGCAGAGTTTCTTCTTCCTGATGTTGGGAATGTCAGAATGCCTCATCTTGACTCTCATGGCTTATGATCGCTACGTGGCTGTCTGCATCCCACTGCGTTATCCCACCATCATGAGCCCCAGGTTCTGCCTGCACATGGCTGCTGGATGTTGGATTGGAGGCTCCATAGGTTCATTTATCCATACAGTCTACCCTATGCATTTTCCCATCTGTGGGTCAAGGGAGATCCACCATTTCTTCTGTGAGGTCCCAGTCCTCATTAAGCTTTCCTGTGAAGACATGTCAGTGTACCAGTTAGTGGTGGTGGTTACAAGCATTGTACTGCTTGTTGTGCCTTTCAGTCTCATCATAGCTTCCTATACACTCGTCTTCCTCACTGTCCTCCGTATGAACTCTGTCAAGGGCAGGAAAAAAGCCCTGACCACCTGCTCTTCCCACTTAACTGTGGTAAGTCTCTTCTTTGGCCCAAACATATTCATTTACATGACTTTCACTTCCTCACACAGTCCAGAGCAGGACCAGGCTCTCTCTCTTTTCAGCAACATCCTcacccccatgctgaacccccttATCTACAGCCTGAGGAATAAGGAGGTGGTGGCAGCACTCATGAAGTTGATGGGGAGATGTGGGGTATCTTAA